A stretch of the Dioscorea cayenensis subsp. rotundata cultivar TDr96_F1 chromosome 4, TDr96_F1_v2_PseudoChromosome.rev07_lg8_w22 25.fasta, whole genome shotgun sequence genome encodes the following:
- the LOC120257899 gene encoding histone H1-like produces the protein MAAAGEAELVVAPVADEQPEKKLRTSKAPKDKKPVEAAKPASPNHPPYYQMIKEAILALHGKEGSSSYAIAKYMEEKHKEELPGNFKKMLAVQLRSFAAKGKLLKVKASFKLPESEKKDNKDDHEEEMKVADQPKKEMKKKAVVSLKSEINKMVGVRKTRKAALVKAKQPKSIKKG, from the exons ATGGCTGCAGCCGGAGAAGCCGAGCTGGTGGTGGCGCCGGTGGCGGATGAGCAACCGGAGAAAAAGCTAAGGACTTCAAAGGCTCCTAAAGATAAGAAGCCGGTGGAAGCAGCCAAGCCAGCATCTCCTAATCACCCACCCTACTATCAG atGATCAAAGAGGCCATCTTGGCGCTCCATGGGAAGGAAGGGTCAAGTTCTTATGCAATAGCAAAATATATGGAAGAGAAGCACAAAGAAGAGCTGCCTGGGAACTTCAAGAAGATGCTGGCTGTTCAGTTGAGGAGTTTTGCAGCCAAAGGAAAGCTATTGAAGGTTAAGGCTTCCTTCAAGTTGCCTGAGTCTGAGAAGAAGGATAATAAAGATGATCATGAGGAAGAGATGAAGGTGGCTGATCAACctaagaaggagatgaagaagaaggctGTTGTTTCTTTGAAGAGTGAGATAAATAAGATGGTTGGTGTGagaaaaactaggaaagctgcTCTTGTGAAGGCTAAGCAACCCAAGTCTATTAAAAAAGGTTAA
- the LOC120258182 gene encoding NAC domain-containing protein 37-like isoform X2, giving the protein MDSMESCVPPGFRFHPTDEELVGYYLKKKVASQKIDLDVIKDIDLYRIEPWDLQERCGIGYEEQSEWYFFSHKDKKYPTGTRTNRATMAGFWKATGRDKAVHEKNRLIGMRKTLVFYKGRAPNGQKTDWIMHEYRLETDENGPPQEEGWVVCRAFKKRTTIQTRSIADAWDSSYCYDDIGRLNSINDPIEYLQRQPKSLLCKREADNIENLNLLHSNQFVQLPQLESPSMPLSVKHHSLLSVASENEDDEQARGSNGIEKVTDWRALDKFVASQLSHDEDKNDAEQTPDFGMDKHSDMALFLLENGMEDGSKLNEFFSSSSECDFGICIFEK; this is encoded by the exons ATGGATTCCATGGAATCTTGTGTTCCTCCAGGCTTCAGATTCCATCCAACTGATGAAGAGCTTGTTGGATATTACCTCAAGAAGAAGGTGGCTTCTCAGAAGATAGACCTCGATGTCATTAAAGACATTGATCTCTATCGCATTGAACCATGGGATCTCCAAG AACGGTGTGGAATAGGATATGAAGAGCAGAGTGAGTGGTACTTCTTCAGCCACAAGGATAAGAAGTATCCAACTGGAACTAGGACGAACAGGGCGACGATGGCCGGGTTTTGGAAGGCAACCGGAAGAGACAAGGCTGTGCATGAAAAGAACAGACTCATCGGCATGCGAAAAACACTTGTCTTTTACAAGGGAAGAGCACCAAACGGGCAGAAAACTGATTGGATCATGCATGAGTACAGACTTGAGACTGATGAAAATGGACCACCACAG GAAGAAGGATGGGTGGTATGCAGAGCATTCAAGAAGAGAACAACCATCCAAACAAGAAGCATAGCTGATGCATGGGACTCTAGTTACTGCTACGATGACATTGGAAGGCTTAACTCAATCAATGATCCAATTGAATACCTTCAAAGGCAGCCAAAAAGCTTGCTTTGTAAACGAGAGGCAGACAATATTGAAAACCTGAATCTCTTGCATTCCAACCAATTTGTTCAgcttccccaacttgagagccCATCCATGCCATTATCAGTCAAACATCACAGCTTGCTCTCTGTTGCATCTGAGAATGAGGATGATGAACAAGCTAGAGGCAGCAATGGCATTGAAAAGGTGACTGATTGGAGGGCTTTAGACAAGTTTGTGGCATCTCAACTGAGTCATGACGAAGACAAAAATGATGCTGAACAGACACCGGATTTTGGCATGGATAAGCATTCAGATATGGCATTGTTTCTGCTTGAAAATGGTATGGAAGATGGGAGTAAACTGAATGAATTTTTCAGCTCAAGTTCTGAATGTGATTTTGGAATATGCATCTTTGAGAAGTGA
- the LOC120259186 gene encoding 4-hydroxy-tetrahydrodipicolinate synthase 2, chloroplastic-like isoform X2, whose product MRSLEVKNRTSVDDIRSLRLITAIKTPYLPDGRFDLEAYDYLVRMQIVSGAKGVIVGGTTGEGHLMSWDEHIMLIGHTVNCFGSSIKVIGNTGSNSTREAIHASEQGFAVGMHAALHINPYYGKTSMPGMLSHFETVLSMGPTIIYNVPSRTGQDIPPAVIHAVSQNPNMAGVKECAGNDRIKGYADEGIVTWSGNDDECHDARWMYGATGVISVASNLVPSLMHSLMFDSENSSLNSNIMPLIKWLFHEPNPIALNTALAQLGVVRPVFRLPYVPLPLAKRMEFVRIVQDIGRENFIGEKDVQVLEDDDFVLVDRY is encoded by the exons ATGCGTAGTCTTGAAGTCAAAAACAG GACTTCAGTCGATGACATTAGGAGTCTCAGATTAATCACAGCCATCAAGACCCCATATTTGCCGGATGGGAGATTCGACCTTGAAGCTTATGACTACCTAGTGCGCATGCAGATTGTTAGTGGAGCAAAGGGCGTGATAGTGGGAGGCACAACTGGTGAAGGACACCTCATGAGCTGGGATGAGCACATCATGCTCATTGGCCATACTGTCAATTGTTTCGGAAGCTCAATCAAAGTGATAGGGAATACCGGGAGCAATTCAACAAGGGAGGCGATCCATGCGAGCGAGCAGGGTTTTGCTGTTGGCATGCATGCAGCCCTCCATATCAATCCTTATTATGGAAAAACCTCCATGCCAGGGATGTTGTCACATTTTGAGACTGTTCTTTCCATGGGTCCAACTATCATTTATAACGTGCCATCAAGAACTGGACAAGATATCCCTCCAGCAGTCATTCATGCAGTCTCGCAGAACCCTAACATGGCAGGTGTCAAGGAGTGTGCGGGCAACGATCGTATCAAAGGCTATGCGGATGAGGGCATTGTGACATGGAGCGGCAACGATGATGAGTGCCATGATGCTAGGTGGATGTATGGGGCTACCGGAGTTATATCTGTTGCCAGCAACCTAGTTCCTAGTCTGATGCATTCTCTCATGTTTGACTCTGAGAATTCCTCACTGAACTCCAATATAATGCCTCTAATCAAATGGCTGTTTCACGAACCGAACCCTATAGCTCTCAACACTGCTTTGGCTCAGTTGGGAGTGGTGAGGCCTGTTTTCAGGCTACCGTATGTCCCTCTTCCACTTGCAAAGAGGATGGAATTTGTTCGAATTGTGCAAGACATCGGGCGGGAAAATTTCATTGGGGAGAAGGATGTACAGGTTCTTGAAGacgatgattttgttttggtcGATCGGTATTAG
- the LOC120258931 gene encoding coiled-coil domain-containing protein SCD2-like isoform X1 has protein sequence MERRRTESPVYLRQGSGGSSSTGSSSPAMSPAHHRSASVSGISGVRRTQNVAARAAAARLAQVMASQSAAGDEDEDDDGEIPIAGSGFRYSAPIRASPANSSNGGVSGGVGASLLGRTTRSPSPALGRNFVEHTPSVRSSSTGRPSVSVRTAPMVPPSRTSLRTPSPIPPIETPIDQHREKRFPADMRHLKSREISDQREASALRDELDMLQEENDNILEKFRLAEVKSEEAEARVRELEKQVAALGEGVSLEARLLSRKEAALRQREAALKAAKQTKDGRDEEIIAIQQELESAKEEVANAVEQLREAESETKSLRSMTQRMVLTQEEMEEVVLKRCWLARYWGLAVQLGIYPETAAEKHEHWSSLAPLPFEVVLSAGQKAKEEPRKQGDNNSEGRNKLVHDMSDITGEGNIESMLLVEKGLRELASLKVEDAVVIALGQHRRPNFVRQSTSDLKSPGDPKFVEAFELNQEEAEDVLFKQAWLTYFWRRAKTHGVEKDIAEERLQFWISRSNQSPTSHDAVDVERGLMELRKLGIEQQLWEASRRDIEQKLPTDAEIS, from the exons ATGGAGAGGAGGCGCACCGAAAGCCCTGTTTACTTGCGCCAAGGCAGCGGCGGCTCCAGTAGCACGGGCTCCTCATCGCCGGCTATGTCGCCGGCGCATCACCGCTCGGCGTCTGTGTCTGGGATCTCTGGCGTGCGCCGGACTCAGAATGTCGCAGCGAGAGCCGCTGCTGCCAGGCTCGCGCAGGTCATGGCGTCGCAGAGTGCTGCTGgcgatgaggatgaggatgatgacggAGAGATCCCGATTGCTGGCTCTGGGTTTCGGTACTCAGCTCCGATAAGGGCTTCACCGGCCAACAGTAGCAATGGCGGTGTTAGTGGTGGTGTTGGGGCCTCGTTGCTTGGGAGGACCACTAGATCTCCTTCCCCTGCg TTAGGTCGGAACTTTGTAGAGCACACTCCATCAGTTCGCTCCTCATCAACTGGAAGACCTTCAGTTTCAGTCCGTACAGCACCAATGGTACCTCCAAGTAGAACGTCGTTAAGGACCCCGTCACCCATTCCACCAATAGAAACTCCTATTGATCAGCATAGAGAGAAAAG GTTTCCTGCTGATATGAGGCATTTAAAGTCAAGAGAAATAAGTGATCAACGTGAAGCTTCTGCACTTAGAGATGag CTTGATATGCTTCAAGAAGAGAATGACAATATTCTTGAAAAG TTCCGACTTGCTGAAGTTAAAAGTGAGGAAGCAGAAGCCAGGGTCAGGGAGCTCGAGAAACAG GTTGCTGCTCTTGGTGAGGGTGTGTCTTTAGAAGCCCGGCTGCTAAGCAG GAAGGAGGCTGCACTACGCCAACGGGAG GCTGCTCTTAAAGCTGCCAAGCAGACCAAGGATGGAAGAGACGAGGAAATAATTGCTATTCAACAAGAATTGGAG TCTGCAAAAGAGGAGGTTGCGAATGCAGTCGAGCAACTCAGAGAAGCTGAATCCGAAACAAAGTCTCTTCGCTCTATGACACAGAGAATGGTTTTAACTCAAGAAGAGATG GAAGAGGTTGTTCTGAAGAGGTGTTGGCTTGCTCGTTACTGGGGTTTAGCTGTTCAACTTG GTATCTATCCAGAAACTGCAGCGGAAAAACATGAGCATTGGTCATCATTAGCCCCTCTACCTTTTGAAGTTGTTCTTTCTGCCGGTCAAAAAGCTAAGGAGGAACCTAGGAAACAAG GTGATAACAATTCTGAGGGGAGAAACAAGCTTGTGCATGATATGAGTGATATTACTGGAGAAGGCAATATAGAGAGCATGCTTTTGGTTGAGAAGGGTTTAAGAGAACTGGCATCTTTGAAG GTGGAGGATGCTGTGGTTATTGCATTAGGTCAGCATCGACGCCCAAATTTTGTGCGGCAATCCACATCAG ATCTCAAGTCACCTGGTGATCCAAAGTTTGTGGAGGCATTTG AACTCAACCAAGAGGAGGCAGAAGATGTTCTTTTCAAGCAG GCCTGGCTGACATACTTTTGGAGAAGGGCAAAAACTCATGGTGTTGAAAAAGATATTGCTGAAGAACGACTGCAGTTTTGGATCAGCCGCAGCAACCAGTCACCAACTTCTCATGATGCTGTTGATG TGGAGCGTGGTTTGATGGAACTGAGAAAGCTGGGGATTGAGCAACAACTCTGGGAGGCTTCCCGGCGGGATATCGAGCAAAAACTACCCACTGATGCTGAAATTTCTTAG
- the LOC120258182 gene encoding NAC domain-containing protein 37-like isoform X1 yields MEGGGACPSFLQPTRNRKVMDSMESCVPPGFRFHPTDEELVGYYLKKKVASQKIDLDVIKDIDLYRIEPWDLQERCGIGYEEQSEWYFFSHKDKKYPTGTRTNRATMAGFWKATGRDKAVHEKNRLIGMRKTLVFYKGRAPNGQKTDWIMHEYRLETDENGPPQEEGWVVCRAFKKRTTIQTRSIADAWDSSYCYDDIGRLNSINDPIEYLQRQPKSLLCKREADNIENLNLLHSNQFVQLPQLESPSMPLSVKHHSLLSVASENEDDEQARGSNGIEKVTDWRALDKFVASQLSHDEDKNDAEQTPDFGMDKHSDMALFLLENGMEDGSKLNEFFSSSSECDFGICIFEK; encoded by the exons ATGGAGGGAGGGGGGGCATGCCCTTCATTCCTTCAGCCCACGCGCAATCGAAAG GTGATGGATTCCATGGAATCTTGTGTTCCTCCAGGCTTCAGATTCCATCCAACTGATGAAGAGCTTGTTGGATATTACCTCAAGAAGAAGGTGGCTTCTCAGAAGATAGACCTCGATGTCATTAAAGACATTGATCTCTATCGCATTGAACCATGGGATCTCCAAG AACGGTGTGGAATAGGATATGAAGAGCAGAGTGAGTGGTACTTCTTCAGCCACAAGGATAAGAAGTATCCAACTGGAACTAGGACGAACAGGGCGACGATGGCCGGGTTTTGGAAGGCAACCGGAAGAGACAAGGCTGTGCATGAAAAGAACAGACTCATCGGCATGCGAAAAACACTTGTCTTTTACAAGGGAAGAGCACCAAACGGGCAGAAAACTGATTGGATCATGCATGAGTACAGACTTGAGACTGATGAAAATGGACCACCACAG GAAGAAGGATGGGTGGTATGCAGAGCATTCAAGAAGAGAACAACCATCCAAACAAGAAGCATAGCTGATGCATGGGACTCTAGTTACTGCTACGATGACATTGGAAGGCTTAACTCAATCAATGATCCAATTGAATACCTTCAAAGGCAGCCAAAAAGCTTGCTTTGTAAACGAGAGGCAGACAATATTGAAAACCTGAATCTCTTGCATTCCAACCAATTTGTTCAgcttccccaacttgagagccCATCCATGCCATTATCAGTCAAACATCACAGCTTGCTCTCTGTTGCATCTGAGAATGAGGATGATGAACAAGCTAGAGGCAGCAATGGCATTGAAAAGGTGACTGATTGGAGGGCTTTAGACAAGTTTGTGGCATCTCAACTGAGTCATGACGAAGACAAAAATGATGCTGAACAGACACCGGATTTTGGCATGGATAAGCATTCAGATATGGCATTGTTTCTGCTTGAAAATGGTATGGAAGATGGGAGTAAACTGAATGAATTTTTCAGCTCAAGTTCTGAATGTGATTTTGGAATATGCATCTTTGAGAAGTGA
- the LOC120258522 gene encoding barley B recombinant-like protein D yields MDENGQRESGRHKADQYKSLHAQWMMPPNQMKDNYTMKLIAIMAERDTALQERNKALTEKREALAERDKAYLQRDAAIAERNNAIIERDKAFAALEALEYACKNGGIHQDNGGHGGSTTSIGTKNIPHHQHQHHPNANPVPQQLPDVQYDHAREMHISDVFPVANVAESSAKPRRGRRPKKDSISKGQAVPARKPLKSPRKKSRKNEVVSVSEEVPKPNHHEWKGQDLGLNMVAYDDSSMPVPVCSCTGEFHQCYKWGNGGWQSACCTTTLSMYPLPLMPNKRHGRVGGRKMSGSAFSKLLSRLAAEGHDLSMPLDLKDHWAKHGTNRYITIK; encoded by the exons ATGGATGAAAATGGACAAAGGGAAAGTGGAAGACACAAAGCTGATCAATACAAATCACTGCATGCTCAG TGGATGATGCCTCCAAATCAAATGAAGGATAACTACACCATGAAGCTGATAGCCATCATGGCCGAGCGAGATACTGCTCTTCAAGAACGCAACAAGGCCCTCACCGAGAAGAGAGAAGCACTAGCTGAGCGGGACAAAGCATATCTCCAGCGTGATGCTGCAATTGCTGAGCGTAATAATGCCATCATAGAACGAGACAAGGCATTTGCTGCCCTCGAAGCTCTCGAGTATGCCTGTAAAAATGGTGGTATTCATCAGGATAACGGTGGACATGGAGGATCCACCACTTCCATAGGCACAAAAAACATCCCCCACCATCAGCATCAGCACCATCCCAATGCCAACCCTGTTCCACAGCAACTGCCTGATGTGCAATATGATCATGCAAGGGAGATGCATATCAGTGACGTATTCCCTGTTGCAAATGTGGCTGAAAGCAGTGCAAAACCTCGCCGTGGTAGACGCCCAAAGAAGGATTCCATTTCCAAAGGTCAAGCAGTTCCAGCTAGGAAGCCATTAAAGTCACCGAGGAAGAAGTCTAGAAAGAATGAAGTTGTTAGTGTCAGCGAAGAGGTTCCAAAGCCGAATCATCATGAATGGAAGGGTCAAGACCTGGGACTTAACATGGTTGCATACGACGATTCATCAATGCCAGTGCCTGTATGCTCATGCACAGGGGAATTTCATCAGTGCTACAAATGGGGAAACGGCGGGTGGCAATCAGCTTGTTGCACCACCACATTGTCGATGTACCCGCTGCCACTGATGCCCAACAAGCGCCACGGTCGAGTTGGTGGTCGAAAGATGAGCGGCAGCGCATTTTCGAAGCTTCTCAGCCGATTGGCAGCTGAGGGCCATGATCTGTCTATGCCACTAGACCTCAAGGATCATTGGGCAAAGCATGGAACCAACCGTTACATTACCATCAAGTGA
- the LOC120258931 gene encoding coiled-coil domain-containing protein SCD2-like isoform X2, with amino-acid sequence MVPPSRTSLRTPSPIPPIETPIDQHREKRFPADMRHLKSREISDQREASALRDELDMLQEENDNILEKFRLAEVKSEEAEARVRELEKQVAALGEGVSLEARLLSRKEAALRQREAALKAAKQTKDGRDEEIIAIQQELESAKEEVANAVEQLREAESETKSLRSMTQRMVLTQEEMEEVVLKRCWLARYWGLAVQLGIYPETAAEKHEHWSSLAPLPFEVVLSAGQKAKEEPRKQGDNNSEGRNKLVHDMSDITGEGNIESMLLVEKGLRELASLKVEDAVVIALGQHRRPNFVRQSTSDLKSPGDPKFVEAFELNQEEAEDVLFKQAWLTYFWRRAKTHGVEKDIAEERLQFWISRSNQSPTSHDAVDVERGLMELRKLGIEQQLWEASRRDIEQKLPTDAEIS; translated from the exons ATGGTACCTCCAAGTAGAACGTCGTTAAGGACCCCGTCACCCATTCCACCAATAGAAACTCCTATTGATCAGCATAGAGAGAAAAG GTTTCCTGCTGATATGAGGCATTTAAAGTCAAGAGAAATAAGTGATCAACGTGAAGCTTCTGCACTTAGAGATGag CTTGATATGCTTCAAGAAGAGAATGACAATATTCTTGAAAAG TTCCGACTTGCTGAAGTTAAAAGTGAGGAAGCAGAAGCCAGGGTCAGGGAGCTCGAGAAACAG GTTGCTGCTCTTGGTGAGGGTGTGTCTTTAGAAGCCCGGCTGCTAAGCAG GAAGGAGGCTGCACTACGCCAACGGGAG GCTGCTCTTAAAGCTGCCAAGCAGACCAAGGATGGAAGAGACGAGGAAATAATTGCTATTCAACAAGAATTGGAG TCTGCAAAAGAGGAGGTTGCGAATGCAGTCGAGCAACTCAGAGAAGCTGAATCCGAAACAAAGTCTCTTCGCTCTATGACACAGAGAATGGTTTTAACTCAAGAAGAGATG GAAGAGGTTGTTCTGAAGAGGTGTTGGCTTGCTCGTTACTGGGGTTTAGCTGTTCAACTTG GTATCTATCCAGAAACTGCAGCGGAAAAACATGAGCATTGGTCATCATTAGCCCCTCTACCTTTTGAAGTTGTTCTTTCTGCCGGTCAAAAAGCTAAGGAGGAACCTAGGAAACAAG GTGATAACAATTCTGAGGGGAGAAACAAGCTTGTGCATGATATGAGTGATATTACTGGAGAAGGCAATATAGAGAGCATGCTTTTGGTTGAGAAGGGTTTAAGAGAACTGGCATCTTTGAAG GTGGAGGATGCTGTGGTTATTGCATTAGGTCAGCATCGACGCCCAAATTTTGTGCGGCAATCCACATCAG ATCTCAAGTCACCTGGTGATCCAAAGTTTGTGGAGGCATTTG AACTCAACCAAGAGGAGGCAGAAGATGTTCTTTTCAAGCAG GCCTGGCTGACATACTTTTGGAGAAGGGCAAAAACTCATGGTGTTGAAAAAGATATTGCTGAAGAACGACTGCAGTTTTGGATCAGCCGCAGCAACCAGTCACCAACTTCTCATGATGCTGTTGATG TGGAGCGTGGTTTGATGGAACTGAGAAAGCTGGGGATTGAGCAACAACTCTGGGAGGCTTCCCGGCGGGATATCGAGCAAAAACTACCCACTGATGCTGAAATTTCTTAG
- the LOC120259186 gene encoding 4-hydroxy-tetrahydrodipicolinate synthase, chloroplastic-like isoform X1: MLHSLLLNNSLCLKDSALAFGLDRRRPFDADTHRRSGRWRSPEAAVVPNHHLPMRSLEVKNRTSVDDIRSLRLITAIKTPYLPDGRFDLEAYDYLVRMQIVSGAKGVIVGGTTGEGHLMSWDEHIMLIGHTVNCFGSSIKVIGNTGSNSTREAIHASEQGFAVGMHAALHINPYYGKTSMPGMLSHFETVLSMGPTIIYNVPSRTGQDIPPAVIHAVSQNPNMAGVKECAGNDRIKGYADEGIVTWSGNDDECHDARWMYGATGVISVASNLVPSLMHSLMFDSENSSLNSNIMPLIKWLFHEPNPIALNTALAQLGVVRPVFRLPYVPLPLAKRMEFVRIVQDIGRENFIGEKDVQVLEDDDFVLVDRY, encoded by the exons ATGTTGCATTCGTTGCTTCTGAACAACAGCCTTTGTTTAAAAGACTCTGCTTTGGCCTTTGGACTCGATCGCCGCCGTCCTTTTGATGCTGATACTCATCGGAG GAGTGGAAGATGGAGATCTCCAGAGGCTGCTGTAGTTCCAAATCATCATCTTCCAATGCGTAGTCTTGAAGTCAAAAACAG GACTTCAGTCGATGACATTAGGAGTCTCAGATTAATCACAGCCATCAAGACCCCATATTTGCCGGATGGGAGATTCGACCTTGAAGCTTATGACTACCTAGTGCGCATGCAGATTGTTAGTGGAGCAAAGGGCGTGATAGTGGGAGGCACAACTGGTGAAGGACACCTCATGAGCTGGGATGAGCACATCATGCTCATTGGCCATACTGTCAATTGTTTCGGAAGCTCAATCAAAGTGATAGGGAATACCGGGAGCAATTCAACAAGGGAGGCGATCCATGCGAGCGAGCAGGGTTTTGCTGTTGGCATGCATGCAGCCCTCCATATCAATCCTTATTATGGAAAAACCTCCATGCCAGGGATGTTGTCACATTTTGAGACTGTTCTTTCCATGGGTCCAACTATCATTTATAACGTGCCATCAAGAACTGGACAAGATATCCCTCCAGCAGTCATTCATGCAGTCTCGCAGAACCCTAACATGGCAGGTGTCAAGGAGTGTGCGGGCAACGATCGTATCAAAGGCTATGCGGATGAGGGCATTGTGACATGGAGCGGCAACGATGATGAGTGCCATGATGCTAGGTGGATGTATGGGGCTACCGGAGTTATATCTGTTGCCAGCAACCTAGTTCCTAGTCTGATGCATTCTCTCATGTTTGACTCTGAGAATTCCTCACTGAACTCCAATATAATGCCTCTAATCAAATGGCTGTTTCACGAACCGAACCCTATAGCTCTCAACACTGCTTTGGCTCAGTTGGGAGTGGTGAGGCCTGTTTTCAGGCTACCGTATGTCCCTCTTCCACTTGCAAAGAGGATGGAATTTGTTCGAATTGTGCAAGACATCGGGCGGGAAAATTTCATTGGGGAGAAGGATGTACAGGTTCTTGAAGacgatgattttgttttggtcGATCGGTATTAG